In Lysobacter luteus, a single window of DNA contains:
- the hrpB gene encoding ATP-dependent helicase HrpB: MRFPIDDLLPRIRDSLASHPRLVLEAPPGAGKTTQVPPALLDAPWLAGGRIVMLEPRRVAARAAARFMAGQRGELVGQTVGYRIRFDRQVTDATRIEVVTEGILTRMIQDDPALEGVGALVFDEFHERHLSADLGLALALDVQAALREDLRIVVMSATLDGERLARFIDAPRLSSAGRSFPVEVAHFPPRRDEAPEHHLRRAVEHALASHPGDVLAFLPGRREIDRAMRALADSSADAELLALHGDLPVEQQARVLQPADDGRRRVVLATNVAESSVTLPGVRVVVDSGLAREPRFDPNSGFGRLDVVHIAQSSADQRAGRAGRVASGWAYRLWPQSQRLEPQRRPEINQVELSGLALELAGWGDADLRFPDPPPPGALAAGRELLQRLGALDGQSITAFGRRMLALGTHPRLAAMLLAPDDDSERALACDLAALVEARDPLRAGGDAFAARWQALVAFRRGSPPHDASRGALAAIDQAARQWRRRLRVDVAPPADAPAHLIGDLLAHAWPDRIARQHPADPLRYQLANGRGARLYDDSVLFGEPWLLVAELRDDSRQPGRDARILRAAPVDPGRLERDWPARFTTRDRVFWDTDRNAIAAVRERRFDSIVLDRRPIAQPDRSRHAEALVDAVRQLGLDALPWTGALRQWRARVRSLRHWSPELGLPDLSDAALLDTLPQWLQPALAGKTRLDALAADALAEALKSGIDWPTRQRIDALAPIRVAVPSGLQRDVRYGFDDETGEPVAPVLAVKLQELFGLADTPRIVEGRVPLTLHLLSPGGRPLQVTGDLRGFWERTYPEVRKEMKGRYPRHPWPDDPWSATATHRAKPRGT, from the coding sequence ATGCGATTCCCGATCGACGACCTGCTGCCGCGCATCCGCGACAGCCTCGCCAGCCACCCGCGGCTGGTGCTGGAGGCACCGCCGGGCGCCGGCAAGACCACCCAGGTGCCGCCTGCGTTGCTCGATGCACCGTGGCTGGCCGGGGGTCGCATCGTGATGCTCGAACCGCGCCGGGTCGCCGCCCGTGCGGCGGCCAGGTTCATGGCCGGCCAGCGTGGCGAGCTGGTCGGCCAGACCGTCGGCTACCGCATCCGCTTCGACCGCCAGGTGACCGATGCGACCCGCATCGAGGTCGTCACCGAAGGCATCCTGACCCGGATGATCCAGGACGACCCGGCGCTGGAGGGCGTCGGTGCGCTGGTGTTCGACGAGTTCCACGAGCGCCATCTGTCGGCCGACCTCGGCCTGGCGTTGGCGCTCGATGTGCAGGCGGCGTTGCGCGAGGACCTGCGCATCGTGGTGATGTCGGCGACGCTGGACGGCGAGCGGCTGGCGCGGTTCATCGATGCACCGCGGCTGTCCAGCGCCGGGCGCAGTTTCCCGGTGGAGGTCGCGCACTTCCCGCCGCGACGCGACGAGGCGCCGGAGCACCACCTGCGCCGCGCGGTCGAGCACGCACTCGCCAGCCATCCCGGCGACGTGCTCGCGTTCCTGCCGGGACGCCGCGAGATCGACCGCGCGATGCGCGCGCTCGCGGACTCCAGTGCCGACGCCGAGTTGCTGGCATTGCACGGCGACCTGCCGGTAGAGCAGCAGGCCCGCGTGCTGCAGCCGGCCGATGACGGCCGACGCCGGGTCGTGCTCGCGACCAACGTCGCCGAGTCCAGCGTGACCCTGCCGGGCGTGCGCGTCGTGGTCGACAGCGGGCTCGCACGGGAGCCGCGGTTCGACCCCAACAGCGGCTTCGGCCGGCTCGACGTGGTCCACATCGCCCAGTCTTCGGCGGACCAGCGCGCCGGTCGCGCCGGCCGCGTCGCGTCAGGTTGGGCGTACCGGCTGTGGCCGCAGTCGCAGCGGCTGGAGCCTCAACGCCGGCCGGAGATCAACCAGGTCGAACTGTCCGGCCTCGCACTGGAACTGGCCGGCTGGGGCGACGCCGACCTGCGATTCCCGGACCCGCCGCCGCCGGGCGCGCTGGCGGCCGGGCGGGAGTTGCTGCAGCGGCTCGGCGCGCTCGACGGACAATCGATCACTGCGTTCGGCCGGCGGATGCTTGCGCTCGGTACCCACCCGCGGCTGGCGGCGATGCTGCTGGCGCCCGACGACGACAGCGAACGCGCGCTGGCCTGCGACCTCGCTGCACTGGTGGAGGCGCGCGATCCGCTGCGTGCCGGTGGCGACGCGTTCGCTGCACGCTGGCAGGCACTTGTCGCATTCCGGCGCGGCAGCCCGCCGCACGACGCCTCGCGCGGCGCATTGGCGGCAATCGACCAGGCCGCGCGGCAATGGCGCCGCCGCCTGCGTGTCGATGTCGCGCCGCCGGCAGACGCACCCGCGCACTTGATCGGCGACCTGCTCGCCCACGCCTGGCCGGACCGGATCGCCCGCCAGCATCCGGCCGACCCGCTGCGCTACCAGCTTGCCAACGGTCGGGGGGCGCGCCTGTACGACGACAGCGTGTTGTTCGGCGAGCCTTGGCTGCTGGTGGCCGAGTTGCGCGACGACAGTCGCCAACCCGGACGCGACGCCCGCATCCTGCGCGCGGCACCGGTGGATCCAGGTCGGCTCGAGCGTGACTGGCCAGCGCGCTTCACCACCCGGGACCGCGTGTTCTGGGACACGGACCGCAACGCCATCGCCGCGGTGCGCGAACGCCGCTTCGACAGCATCGTGCTGGATCGCCGGCCGATCGCGCAGCCCGACCGGTCGCGCCATGCCGAGGCACTGGTGGATGCGGTGCGCCAGCTCGGCCTGGACGCCTTGCCGTGGACCGGCGCACTGCGGCAGTGGCGTGCGCGCGTGCGCAGCCTGCGCCACTGGAGTCCGGAACTCGGCCTGCCGGACCTGTCCGACGCAGCGTTGCTCGATACGTTGCCGCAGTGGCTGCAGCCCGCGCTTGCCGGCAAGACGCGGCTCGATGCACTCGCCGCCGACGCGCTCGCGGAAGCGCTCAAGTCCGGGATCGACTGGCCGACGCGCCAGCGGATCGACGCGCTTGCGCCGATCCGGGTTGCGGTGCCTTCGGGACTGCAACGCGACGTGCGCTACGGGTTCGATGACGAAACCGGCGAACCGGTCGCGCCCGTGCTGGCGGTCAAGCTGCAGGAGCTGTTCGGCTTGGCCGACACGCCGCGTATCGTCGAAGGCCGGGTGCCGCTGACGCTGCACCTGCTGTCGCCGGGCGGGCGACCACTGCAGGTGACCGGCGACCTGCGCGGGTTCTGGGAGCGCACCTACCCGGAGGTCCGCAAGGAGATGAAAGGGCGGTATCCCCGGCACCCGTGGCCGGACGACCCGTGGTCGGCGACGGCGACGCACCGCGCGAAGCCGCGGGGGACCTGA
- a CDS encoding hybrid sensor histidine kinase/response regulator — translation MPHSETTLGRILVVDDQAANLRVVSALLTREGYQVITASSGQEALARYAESVPDMILLDMMMPGMDGFEVLAALRAQEPPLRIPVVFVTAAHDRDLLLRAFDAGVVDYVTKPFLPEELLARVNAHIGLKLTRDRLERVAREREELVNLVAHDLKNPLSSVLFASDILIHDGCKPERVPRYLQMIHESADDALGYIRHYLESRAGERNGTVACADLGATLEWLVDRYEFQLDARNIEVKLSLPPARAHVAIDARVLRQLGENLVTNAMKYAPGSELLLAGRAGAPGYWQLVALDRGPGIPAAMQRELFKPFTRLQQPEDGISSGLGLSLAKQIVVKAGGQLWYEDREGGGACFVIELPEASEPAHA, via the coding sequence ATGCCGCACTCCGAAACCACGCTCGGCCGAATCCTTGTCGTCGACGACCAGGCCGCGAACCTGCGGGTTGTCAGCGCGCTGCTGACGCGCGAGGGCTACCAGGTCATCACCGCCTCCAGCGGTCAGGAAGCGTTGGCGCGTTACGCCGAGTCGGTTCCCGACATGATCCTGCTCGACATGATGATGCCGGGCATGGACGGCTTCGAAGTGCTTGCCGCGTTGCGAGCGCAGGAACCGCCGCTGCGGATCCCTGTGGTGTTCGTCACCGCCGCGCACGATCGCGACCTGTTGCTGCGTGCGTTCGACGCCGGTGTGGTCGACTACGTGACCAAACCCTTCCTCCCCGAGGAACTGCTCGCACGGGTCAACGCCCACATCGGCCTCAAGCTCACCCGCGACCGGCTCGAGCGCGTCGCCCGCGAGCGCGAGGAGCTGGTCAACCTGGTCGCGCATGACCTCAAGAACCCGCTGTCGAGCGTGCTGTTTGCCAGCGACATCCTGATCCACGACGGCTGCAAGCCCGAGCGCGTGCCGCGCTACCTGCAGATGATCCACGAGAGCGCCGACGACGCGCTCGGCTACATCCGCCATTACCTGGAATCACGTGCCGGGGAACGTAACGGCACGGTGGCCTGCGCCGACCTGGGGGCGACGCTTGAATGGCTGGTCGACCGCTACGAGTTCCAGCTCGACGCCCGCAATATCGAGGTCAAGCTGTCGTTGCCGCCGGCACGCGCGCATGTCGCGATCGATGCGCGCGTCCTGCGCCAGCTGGGCGAGAACCTCGTCACCAACGCGATGAAGTACGCGCCGGGCAGCGAACTGCTGCTCGCCGGGCGGGCCGGTGCGCCCGGCTACTGGCAGCTGGTGGCGCTGGATCGCGGGCCGGGCATCCCGGCAGCGATGCAGCGCGAACTGTTCAAGCCGTTTACCCGCCTGCAGCAACCCGAGGACGGCATCTCCAGCGGTCTGGGGCTGTCGCTGGCCAAGCAGATCGTCGTCAAGGCGGGCGGCCAGCTCTGGTACGAGGACCGCGAAGGCGGCGGTGCCTGCTTCGTCATCGAACTGCCCGAGGCCAGCGAGCCGGCACACGCCTGA
- a CDS encoding pseudouridine synthase codes for MLIAFNKPYGVLCQFTDRSEPPRPTLAGFGLPAGVYPAGRLDHDSEGLLLLTDDGGLAHRLTDPRHKQPKTYLVQVEGDPQPAQLDALRRGVELRDGPTRPARACVAEPPALWPRDPPVRFRKTVPDAWLQVVITEGRNRQVRRMTAAVGLPTLRLVRVGIGAVALDGLAPGAWRVIDPRSAAGGAS; via the coding sequence GTGCTGATCGCGTTCAACAAGCCGTATGGCGTGCTGTGCCAGTTCACCGACCGCAGTGAGCCACCGCGGCCGACGCTGGCCGGGTTCGGCCTGCCCGCCGGGGTCTACCCGGCAGGCCGGCTGGACCACGACAGCGAAGGGCTGTTGCTGCTGACCGACGACGGCGGCCTGGCACACCGGCTGACCGACCCGCGCCACAAGCAGCCCAAGACCTACCTGGTGCAGGTGGAAGGCGACCCGCAACCGGCGCAGCTGGATGCACTGCGGCGCGGTGTCGAGTTGCGCGACGGCCCCACCCGGCCGGCTCGCGCGTGCGTGGCGGAGCCGCCCGCCCTGTGGCCGCGCGACCCGCCGGTGCGCTTTCGCAAGACCGTCCCGGACGCCTGGTTGCAGGTGGTCATCACCGAAGGCCGCAACCGGCAGGTGCGCCGGATGACCGCCGCGGTGGGGCTGCCGACCTTGCGGCTGGTGCGGGTGGGCATCGGCGCAGTGGCCCTGGACGGCCTCGCGCCGGGCGCCTGGCGCGTGATCGATCCGCGCAGCGCGGCCGGTGGCGCCTCCTGA
- a CDS encoding class I SAM-dependent methyltransferase — translation MKRLLLAALLPAAIAACTADTTATTPADDVAGQASAPADTAPPATADADAALSAVLQGAWRSPENSARDAYRHPAETLAFFGLSPDQTVVEITPGGGWYAEILAPYLRDGGQYVAAVVDPATLPAGGGRDYQQRSRDGLEAKFAGDPERFDRATVVAYDPAAPVFGPAGSADLVLTFRNVHNWRSNQQAQGMFDGFFAVLKPGGTLGVVEHRAAADVGDDDESGYVGQAQVIAMAEAAGFELDGQSEVNANPADTRDHPNGVWTLPPSNNHDDADDAKYQAIGESDRMTLRFRKPGAAG, via the coding sequence ATGAAACGTCTCCTGCTTGCCGCCCTGCTTCCCGCCGCGATCGCCGCCTGCACCGCCGACACCACCGCGACCACCCCGGCCGATGACGTCGCCGGCCAGGCATCCGCCCCCGCCGATACCGCGCCACCGGCCACGGCCGACGCCGACGCGGCACTGTCGGCCGTACTGCAGGGCGCCTGGCGCAGCCCGGAAAACTCGGCGCGCGATGCGTACCGCCACCCGGCCGAAACGCTCGCCTTCTTCGGCCTGTCGCCGGACCAGACCGTCGTCGAGATCACCCCCGGCGGCGGCTGGTATGCCGAGATCCTGGCGCCGTACCTGCGCGATGGCGGCCAGTACGTGGCGGCGGTGGTCGACCCGGCCACCCTGCCCGCCGGTGGCGGTCGCGACTACCAGCAGCGCAGCCGCGACGGGCTGGAGGCAAAGTTCGCCGGCGACCCGGAGCGGTTCGACCGCGCCACCGTAGTCGCCTATGACCCGGCCGCACCGGTGTTCGGACCGGCCGGCTCGGCCGATCTGGTGCTGACCTTCCGCAACGTCCACAACTGGCGCTCCAACCAACAGGCCCAGGGGATGTTCGACGGCTTCTTCGCGGTGCTGAAGCCCGGCGGCACGCTGGGCGTGGTCGAACACCGCGCCGCGGCCGATGTGGGCGACGACGACGAGTCGGGCTATGTCGGCCAGGCGCAGGTGATCGCGATGGCGGAGGCGGCCGGCTTCGAACTGGACGGCCAGAGCGAGGTCAATGCCAACCCGGCCGACACCCGCGACCATCCCAATGGTGTGTGGACCCTGCCACCGTCCAACAACCACGACGACGCGGACGACGCCAAGTACCAGGCGATCGGCGAGAGCGACCGCATGACGTTGCGCTTCCGCAAGCCCGGCGCCGCCGGCTGA
- a CDS encoding LysR substrate-binding domain-containing protein, producing MSRSPLQLLPGFVAAARTGNLTRAADALHITVSALSHQIRALEERLGQRLFERGSRGVTLTADGEQLLARVGPPLESLEAALRPAGPRRGDVLTVSVLPSMASGWLVPRLGRFLAAHPLLQLNLLSSERLVDFERDDDVDAALRMGAGRWPGVVAEHLLDESLAPVASPALVERMGLDAAGELHRWPLIGETGMRHWARWFERHGGHEPERYVTRLDDLESVHRAAVDGIGVALARMVRSRTLIESGQLVVLSPHRLPSDYDHYLVYPSRSASHPGLLAFREWLHAEARGATLADLPPTGLPR from the coding sequence ATGAGTCGATCCCCGTTGCAGTTGCTCCCGGGCTTTGTCGCCGCCGCCCGCACCGGCAACCTGACGCGCGCCGCCGATGCCCTGCACATCACCGTGAGCGCGCTGAGCCACCAGATCCGTGCGCTCGAGGAGCGCCTGGGCCAACGCCTGTTCGAGCGCGGGTCGCGCGGCGTCACCCTCACTGCCGATGGCGAGCAGTTGCTGGCGCGCGTGGGGCCACCGCTGGAGTCGCTGGAGGCGGCGCTGCGCCCCGCCGGGCCGCGCCGGGGCGACGTGCTCACCGTCAGCGTGCTGCCGTCGATGGCCTCGGGGTGGCTGGTGCCGCGCCTGGGCCGGTTCCTGGCCGCGCACCCCCTGCTGCAGCTCAACCTGCTGTCGTCGGAGCGGCTGGTGGACTTCGAGCGCGACGACGACGTCGATGCCGCGTTGCGGATGGGCGCCGGGCGTTGGCCGGGCGTCGTCGCCGAGCACCTGCTGGACGAGTCGCTGGCGCCGGTGGCGAGCCCGGCGCTGGTCGAGCGGATGGGCCTGGACGCGGCCGGCGAGCTGCACCGCTGGCCGCTCATCGGCGAAACCGGGATGCGCCACTGGGCGCGCTGGTTCGAGCGACACGGCGGACACGAACCCGAGCGCTACGTGACCCGGCTGGACGACCTGGAGTCGGTGCACCGCGCGGCGGTCGATGGCATCGGCGTGGCGCTGGCGCGGATGGTCCGCTCGCGCACGCTGATCGAAAGCGGGCAACTGGTGGTGCTCAGCCCGCACCGCCTGCCCAGCGACTACGACCACTACCTGGTATATCCGTCGCGCTCGGCCTCGCACCCGGGCCTGCTGGCCTTCCGCGAATGGCTGCATGCGGAGGCACGCGGCGCTACGCTGGCCGATCTTCCGCCCACCGGACTGCCGCGATGA
- a CDS encoding GntR family transcriptional regulator, with translation MDATLLHIQPAAPQPIYRQIAEQIRRLVAGGQLAAGTTLPSVRDVAAAHAINPMTVSKAYSQLEAEGVLERQRGKGMAVAAGAAAPPSPQQRWDLLEPALDALARQARELELSPDELLARLRLRMEEHA, from the coding sequence ATGGACGCAACCCTGCTGCACATCCAACCCGCCGCCCCGCAGCCGATCTACCGGCAGATCGCCGAACAGATCCGCCGCCTCGTCGCAGGCGGGCAACTGGCCGCCGGCACCACGCTGCCGTCGGTGCGCGACGTCGCCGCCGCGCACGCCATCAACCCGATGACGGTCTCCAAGGCGTACAGCCAGCTGGAGGCCGAAGGCGTGCTCGAGCGCCAGCGCGGCAAGGGCATGGCAGTGGCCGCGGGCGCCGCCGCGCCGCCGTCGCCGCAGCAGCGCTGGGACCTGCTCGAACCCGCCCTCGATGCGCTCGCCCGCCAGGCTCGCGAGCTCGAACTTTCGCCGGACGAACTGCTTGCCCGGCTCCGCCTACGGATGGAGGAACACGCATGA
- a CDS encoding ABC transporter ATP-binding protein: MNAVAQPAVAPAVPLDLSFAMEPPISVRGVDKRYDGQTVLAGANLQLEPGAVLGLIGRNGAGKSTLIRILLGLVEPDAGQAHIWGQRSLMLDDARKARLGYVPQQPEALPWLKVGDMMDFIGRFYPRWDAAFVTATLDRWGLPTNKVLAKLSPGERQRVAIIRALAPRPELLVLDEPAAALDPVARRELLREIAQRAGESGTSVLFSTHIVSDLERAASHVAFMHEGRVVLQTELDTLKERHLRLRVPASAAAQLVGRVPGEVARRALPDGALSLVVVRDEGVAWPALVTAPGVHADVLSLEDLFVEVAE, translated from the coding sequence ATGAACGCTGTCGCCCAACCGGCCGTCGCCCCGGCCGTCCCGCTCGACCTGTCCTTCGCGATGGAACCGCCGATCAGCGTGCGCGGCGTGGACAAGCGCTACGACGGCCAGACCGTGTTGGCCGGCGCCAACCTGCAGCTGGAGCCCGGCGCGGTGCTGGGCCTGATCGGCCGCAACGGCGCCGGCAAGTCGACCCTGATCCGGATCCTGCTCGGGCTGGTCGAACCCGACGCCGGCCAGGCGCACATCTGGGGCCAGCGGTCGCTGATGCTCGACGACGCCCGCAAGGCGCGACTGGGCTACGTGCCGCAGCAGCCCGAGGCACTGCCGTGGCTGAAGGTGGGCGACATGATGGATTTCATCGGCCGCTTCTACCCGCGCTGGGACGCCGCCTTCGTGACCGCCACACTCGACCGCTGGGGCCTGCCGACCAACAAGGTGCTGGCCAAGCTGTCGCCCGGCGAACGCCAGCGGGTGGCGATCATCCGCGCGCTGGCGCCGCGGCCCGAGCTGCTGGTGCTCGACGAGCCGGCCGCTGCGCTGGACCCCGTTGCCCGCCGTGAGCTGCTGCGCGAGATCGCCCAGCGCGCCGGCGAGTCCGGTACCAGCGTCCTGTTCTCGACCCACATCGTCTCCGACCTGGAGCGCGCCGCCTCGCATGTCGCCTTCATGCACGAGGGCCGGGTGGTGCTGCAGACCGAACTGGACACGCTGAAGGAACGCCACCTGCGCCTGCGCGTACCGGCGTCCGCCGCGGCGCAACTGGTCGGCCGGGTGCCGGGCGAGGTCGCGCGGCGCGCACTGCCCGACGGGGCGCTGTCGCTGGTGGTGGTGCGCGACGAAGGCGTCGCGTGGCCGGCGCTGGTGACCGCGCCGGGGGTGCACGCCGACGTGCTGTCGCTGGAGGACCTGTTCGTCGAGGTGGCCGAGTGA
- a CDS encoding DUF4344 domain-containing metallopeptidase — protein sequence MLKRIITGTGLVLAGMVVGAWGHASWVANASDAPPAPHLPAAEPEADPPAAEAPVPGTPDPVNFTYRYLDPLDPAMAATAERVREEDLLRRLPEVKWLDGLLLLPAPITYVATACGKPDAYYLPGKREVVLCYEMLHALYAQGEDLAATGGSALDLPDIPADQLAQRYVWANVRFVVAHETGHALIDLLDLPVTGRQEDAVDQFATALMQRIGGEDESPREVAQNLRMASHSFLADAGTDVTMQAYADTHSLGLQRYFNLQCLLYGSDPERFADMVERGDLPETRAKTCPTEARRANDAWVRLLAPHLAPAYKMSVDEAEAWLRDRERSRGEAGVPVVVAPTPEPAGAEPARAIKPTTPAQPL from the coding sequence ATGCTCAAGAGGATTATCACGGGAACAGGGCTGGTGCTGGCCGGCATGGTTGTTGGCGCCTGGGGCCATGCCAGCTGGGTGGCCAACGCGTCCGACGCACCGCCCGCCCCGCACCTGCCCGCCGCCGAACCCGAGGCCGACCCGCCGGCAGCGGAAGCGCCGGTGCCCGGCACGCCCGACCCGGTCAACTTCACCTACCGCTACCTCGACCCGCTCGACCCGGCGATGGCGGCCACTGCCGAGCGCGTGCGAGAGGAAGACCTGCTGCGTCGGCTGCCCGAGGTGAAGTGGCTCGACGGCCTGCTGCTGTTGCCCGCCCCGATCACCTACGTCGCCACCGCCTGCGGCAAGCCCGACGCCTATTACCTGCCCGGCAAGCGCGAAGTGGTGCTGTGCTACGAGATGCTGCACGCCCTGTACGCGCAGGGCGAGGACCTCGCCGCCACGGGTGGCAGCGCGCTGGACCTGCCCGACATCCCCGCCGACCAGCTCGCGCAGCGCTACGTCTGGGCCAACGTCCGCTTCGTGGTCGCCCACGAGACCGGCCACGCCCTGATCGACCTGCTCGACCTGCCGGTGACCGGCCGCCAGGAAGACGCCGTCGACCAGTTCGCCACCGCGCTGATGCAGCGCATCGGCGGCGAGGACGAGTCCCCGCGCGAGGTCGCGCAGAACCTGCGCATGGCCAGCCATTCCTTCCTGGCCGACGCCGGCACCGACGTGACCATGCAGGCCTACGCCGACACCCACTCGCTCGGCCTGCAGCGCTACTTCAACCTGCAATGCCTGCTGTACGGCTCCGACCCGGAGCGCTTCGCCGACATGGTCGAGCGCGGCGACCTGCCCGAGACCCGCGCGAAGACCTGCCCCACCGAAGCGCGCCGTGCCAACGACGCCTGGGTGCGCCTGCTGGCGCCGCACCTCGCCCCCGCCTACAAGATGAGCGTCGACGAAGCCGAAGCCTGGCTGCGCGACCGCGAGCGCAGCCGCGGCGAGGCCGGCGTCCCGGTGGTGGTCGCGCCGACCCCCGAACCCGCCGGTGCCGAACCTGCGCGCGCCATCAAACCCACAACCCCGGCCCAACCCCTGTAG
- a CDS encoding NADP-dependent isocitrate dehydrogenase: protein MSDTPQPQNPKIIYTLTDEAPFLATQSLLPIVEAFVESAGVQVETRDISLAGRILAQFPDVLPADKQVGDHLAELGQLATTPDANIIKLPNISASVPQLKAAIKELQAQGYPLPDYVDEPKTDAERDAKARYDRVKGSAVNPVLREGNSDRRAPLSVKNYARKHPHRMGKWSEQSQSHVAHMDGGDFYGSEQSVTVDSATDVRIELVGTDGVVTVLKEKTALTDREIIDASVMDTRRLAQFFDAQIDDAKAKGVLFSLHLKATMMKVSDPIIFGVAVNRFYAPVLARYDRELMEAGFDASNGIGDLYARLATLPADLQASIKADIDALYGERPALAMVNSDKGITNLHVPSDVIVDASMPAMIRDSGKMWNANGELQDAKAVIPDRCYAGIYQVVIDDCKAHGAFDPATMGSVPNVGLMAQKAEEYGSHDKTFRAPRDGTIRVVDTAGKVLLQHAVQAGDIWRMCQTRDLPVQDWVKLAVSRARITGTPAVFWLDPQRAHDAQLIAKVEVYLKDHDTKGLDIRIMSPEEAMRTSLSRARRALDTISVTGNVLRDYLTDLFPILELGTSAKMLSVVPLMAGGGLFETGAGGSAPKHVQQFEAEDYLRWDSLGEFLALAASLDHVAENTGNARAQVLAKTLDQATGKFLDTDKSPSRKLGGIDNRGSHFYLAMYWAQALAAQDDDAALKAKFAPLGRALEENEEKIIGELVAVQGKPVDLGGYYHPDLAKVGAAMRPSATFNSALAALQG, encoded by the coding sequence ATGTCCGACACCCCCCAGCCGCAGAACCCGAAGATCATCTACACCCTCACCGACGAAGCCCCGTTCCTGGCCACGCAGTCACTGCTGCCGATCGTCGAGGCGTTCGTCGAGAGCGCGGGGGTCCAGGTGGAGACGCGCGACATCTCGCTGGCGGGGCGGATCCTGGCGCAGTTCCCGGACGTGCTGCCGGCCGACAAGCAGGTCGGCGACCACCTGGCCGAGCTGGGCCAGCTGGCCACCACGCCGGACGCCAACATCATCAAGCTGCCCAACATCTCGGCCTCGGTGCCGCAGCTGAAGGCGGCGATCAAGGAGCTGCAGGCGCAGGGCTACCCGCTGCCGGACTACGTCGACGAGCCGAAGACCGACGCCGAGCGCGACGCCAAGGCACGCTATGACCGGGTCAAGGGCAGCGCGGTCAACCCGGTGCTGCGCGAGGGCAACTCGGACCGCCGCGCGCCGCTGTCGGTAAAGAACTACGCGCGCAAGCACCCGCACCGGATGGGCAAGTGGTCGGAGCAGTCGCAGTCGCACGTGGCGCACATGGACGGCGGGGACTTCTACGGCAGCGAGCAATCGGTGACGGTGGACAGCGCCACCGACGTGCGCATAGAGCTGGTCGGCACCGATGGCGTGGTCACGGTGCTGAAGGAGAAGACCGCGCTGACCGACCGCGAGATCATCGACGCGTCGGTGATGGACACGCGCCGGCTGGCGCAGTTCTTCGATGCGCAGATCGACGACGCCAAGGCCAAGGGCGTGCTGTTCTCGCTGCACCTGAAGGCGACGATGATGAAGGTCTCCGACCCGATCATCTTCGGCGTGGCGGTCAACCGCTTCTACGCGCCGGTGCTGGCCCGATACGACCGCGAGTTGATGGAGGCCGGCTTCGACGCCAGCAACGGCATCGGCGACCTGTACGCGCGGCTGGCCACGCTGCCTGCGGACCTGCAGGCCTCGATCAAGGCCGACATCGATGCGCTGTACGGCGAGCGCCCGGCGCTGGCGATGGTCAACTCCGACAAGGGCATCACCAACCTGCACGTGCCGTCCGACGTGATCGTCGACGCGTCGATGCCGGCGATGATCCGCGACAGCGGCAAGATGTGGAACGCGAACGGCGAGCTGCAGGACGCGAAGGCGGTGATCCCGGACCGCTGCTATGCCGGCATCTACCAGGTCGTCATCGACGACTGCAAGGCGCACGGCGCGTTCGACCCGGCCACCATGGGCAGCGTGCCCAACGTCGGCCTCATGGCGCAGAAGGCCGAGGAATACGGCAGCCACGACAAGACCTTCCGCGCGCCGCGCGACGGCACCATCCGGGTGGTCGACACGGCCGGCAAGGTGCTGCTGCAGCACGCGGTGCAGGCCGGGGACATCTGGCGCATGTGCCAGACCCGCGACCTGCCGGTGCAGGACTGGGTGAAGCTGGCGGTCAGCCGTGCGCGCATCACCGGTACGCCGGCGGTGTTCTGGCTGGACCCGCAGCGCGCGCACGACGCGCAGCTGATCGCCAAGGTGGAGGTCTACCTGAAGGACCACGACACCAAGGGCCTGGACATCCGCATCATGTCGCCCGAGGAGGCGATGCGGACGTCGCTTTCACGCGCCCGGCGCGCGCTGGACACGATCTCGGTGACCGGCAACGTGTTGCGTGACTACCTCACCGACCTGTTCCCGATCCTCGAGCTGGGCACCTCCGCCAAGATGCTGTCGGTGGTGCCGCTGATGGCCGGTGGCGGCCTGTTCGAGACCGGCGCCGGCGGCAGCGCGCCCAAGCACGTGCAGCAGTTCGAGGCCGAGGACTACCTGCGCTGGGATTCGCTCGGGGAGTTCCTCGCGCTGGCCGCCTCGCTCGACCATGTCGCCGAGAACACCGGCAACGCCCGCGCGCAGGTGCTGGCCAAGACGCTGGACCAGGCGACCGGCAAGTTCCTGGACACGGACAAGTCGCCGTCGCGCAAGCTGGGCGGCATCGACAACCGCGGCAGCCACTTCTACCTGGCGATGTACTGGGCGCAGGCGCTTGCGGCGCAGGATGACGACGCGGCTCTGAAGGCGAAGTTCGCCCCGTTGGGCCGGGCGCTGGAAGAGAACGAGGAGAAGATCATCGGCGAGCTGGTCGCGGTGCAGGGCAAGCCGGTCGACCTGGGCGGTTACTACCACCCGGACCTGGCCAAGGTCGGTGCGGCCATGCGGCCGAGCGCGACGTTCAACTCGGCGCTGGCGGCGTTGCAGGGCTAG